A DNA window from Paenarthrobacter aurescens TC1 contains the following coding sequences:
- a CDS encoding putative Membrane protein, with product MPKARDRNEGGGPSPDRNDGNLRKPRVRGVDATRCVALLGMLAVNVLPSETFDEEPTLTTLLLAGRASALFAVLAGVSLAFISGGRHRFHGRPLLAARAGLAVRAVLVLGLGLGIAYADPGVAIILAYYGVMFLLAVPLLGLAPWWLAALAAGFAIIPPTLLVGLQGRLPAWDTANPTFTDVVADPLGSAGLLTLTGFYPALPWMAYLCAGLAIGRLDLSSRRTATWLLAGGVLLAAAAWAVSAFLLGAGGFDRLVDSSPGNDPEDIKDVLVYGAGEGLPGRSWWWLAIAAPYSSMPLELLHTIGTSAAALGLVLLLGKTFDPIIGALAPAGSMTLTLYSAHLLFMASGILSDRPFASLAVQAGTAVIFAVVWRWARGKGPLEAALGAVSERVRTMVGTAGSNQS from the coding sequence TTGCCCAAGGCAAGGGACCGTAACGAGGGCGGTGGACCGTCACCGGATAGGAATGATGGGAATCTACGGAAGCCTCGGGTGAGGGGTGTTGATGCCACGCGTTGCGTGGCCCTGCTGGGAATGCTGGCCGTAAACGTCCTGCCTTCGGAAACGTTCGATGAGGAACCGACGTTGACGACTCTGCTGCTGGCCGGACGGGCCTCGGCCCTGTTCGCGGTCCTGGCCGGAGTTTCGCTGGCCTTCATCTCCGGCGGCCGTCACCGTTTCCACGGCCGGCCGCTGCTGGCGGCCAGGGCCGGCCTTGCGGTGCGTGCGGTGCTCGTTCTGGGCCTTGGTCTCGGAATCGCTTACGCGGATCCGGGCGTAGCTATCATTTTGGCCTATTACGGGGTGATGTTTCTGTTGGCGGTGCCGCTGCTGGGTCTGGCGCCATGGTGGCTGGCCGCCCTTGCCGCCGGTTTCGCCATAATCCCGCCAACTCTCCTGGTGGGTCTGCAGGGGCGTTTGCCCGCCTGGGATACCGCTAATCCAACGTTCACTGATGTCGTCGCAGATCCCCTCGGTTCTGCGGGGCTGCTGACACTCACCGGCTTCTATCCCGCGCTGCCGTGGATGGCGTACCTGTGCGCGGGGCTGGCTATCGGACGGTTGGACCTCTCGTCCCGGCGGACCGCGACCTGGCTGCTGGCCGGGGGTGTTCTGCTGGCCGCGGCAGCGTGGGCTGTATCAGCGTTCCTGCTTGGAGCGGGGGGTTTCGACCGGCTCGTTGATTCTTCGCCGGGCAATGATCCTGAGGACATTAAGGACGTCCTCGTTTACGGTGCGGGCGAGGGGCTTCCCGGCCGCTCCTGGTGGTGGCTGGCGATCGCGGCGCCGTATTCGTCCATGCCGCTGGAACTGCTGCACACGATCGGTACGTCGGCGGCGGCTCTTGGGCTCGTGCTGCTCCTGGGTAAGACTTTCGATCCGATTATCGGCGCTCTGGCACCTGCCGGGAGCATGACGCTGACCCTGTATTCGGCCCATCTGCTCTTCATGGCGTCCGGGATCCTGTCCGACCGGCCTTTCGCCTCACTCGCCGTCCAAGCCGGCACAGCGGTCATCTTCGCTGTCGTCTGGCGCTGGGCCAGGGGTAAGGGGCCCTTGGAGGCCGCGCTCGGTGCCGTATCCGAAAGAGTCCGGACCATGGTCGGTACTGCCGGATCCAACCAGTCGTGA
- a CDS encoding hypothetical protein (identified by Glimmer2; putative) gives MVRAEGHAIFLLGWLIRYFRPEVEPDALQRFPAALFNGSERVVNKPCLPLKPLPAASL, from the coding sequence GTGGTTCGTGCTGAAGGCCACGCAATCTTTCTACTGGGTTGGCTGATACGGTACTTCCGGCCGGAGGTGGAACCAGATGCCCTCCAGCGTTTTCCGGCAGCACTCTTCAACGGTTCGGAACGGGTCGTGAACAAACCCTGCCTGCCGCTCAAGCCGTTACCTGCGGCCAGCCTGTGA
- a CDS encoding hypothetical protein (identified by Glimmer2; putative) — protein MKKTTAANHLPNAASVQRNVAEERELPSEQITAAAGGRDRPDSPRPPASVTLLPIPAQPEQPPHGRELLH, from the coding sequence ATGAAGAAAACTACCGCAGCAAACCATCTGCCTAATGCTGCCTCGGTGCAACGAAACGTGGCTGAGGAACGAGAGCTGCCGTCAGAGCAAATTACTGCAGCCGCTGGCGGGCGGGACCGACCAGACTCACCGCGGCCGCCTGCGTCGGTGACCTTGCTCCCAATTCCGGCTCAGCCGGAACAACCTCCGCATGGCCGGGAGTTACTCCATTGA
- a CDS encoding Secreted protein with unknown function, DUF305-family (identified by match to protein family HMM PF03713) translates to MKNNSWRMIAAVGALALAVLAGWALGSLTSRPSVPGEGSAEAGFARDMQTHHLQAVDMSMIVRDRTEDPAIDQLAYDIARSQQQQAGQMYGWLSLWGLPQASTQPAMAWMNGAGHSTHNGTAAEDGAAMDTAMPGMATAEELAEFKAASGVEAERLYLELMIEHHKAGVTMAEALLPRTDIPAVESLAQSIVTAQQSEITYMDQLLSAR, encoded by the coding sequence GTGAAGAATAACTCTTGGCGCATGATTGCCGCCGTGGGGGCACTGGCGCTGGCCGTCCTGGCAGGCTGGGCGCTGGGCAGCCTGACCTCCCGGCCCTCCGTCCCCGGAGAGGGAAGCGCGGAGGCCGGCTTCGCGCGCGACATGCAGACCCACCACCTGCAGGCCGTGGACATGAGCATGATCGTCAGGGACCGCACCGAAGACCCGGCCATAGATCAGCTGGCCTACGACATTGCCCGTTCCCAGCAGCAGCAGGCCGGGCAGATGTACGGCTGGCTCTCACTCTGGGGCCTGCCCCAAGCGTCCACCCAGCCGGCCATGGCCTGGATGAACGGTGCCGGCCACAGCACGCATAACGGCACAGCGGCGGAAGACGGCGCAGCCATGGATACGGCGATGCCCGGAATGGCCACGGCTGAAGAGCTCGCAGAATTTAAGGCCGCCAGCGGGGTTGAGGCCGAACGCCTCTATCTCGAGCTGATGATCGAGCACCACAAGGCAGGCGTAACCATGGCGGAAGCCCTCCTGCCCCGGACCGATATTCCGGCCGTAGAATCCCTTGCGCAATCGATAGTCACCGCACAACAATCCGAAATCACCTACATGGACCAGCTTCTCTCCGCACGTTGA
- the mntH gene encoding H(+)-stimulated manganese uptake protein, NRAMP-family Mn2+/Fe2+ transporters (identified by similarity to SP:P77145; match to protein family HMM PF01566; match to protein family HMM TIGR01197), protein MPVSPVLTGPRSRPRVLARLLLLGPAFVAAIAYVDPGNVAANLTAGAQYGFLLVWVLVMANAMAVLVQYQSAKLGLATGMSLPEILGKRLPTGRRRAYWLQAEAVAGATDMAEVIGGAVALNLLFGLPLLAGGVIVGAASMVLLAVQSMRGQRSFENIIIVLLAVIAGGFMTGLFVNPPDPGEALRGLIPGFDGTATVLLAASMLGATVMPHAIYLHSALARDRHGYAEDPTQRQRLIRATRWDVVGALLVAGAVNIAMLLLAASSLRGTEGTDTIAGAHAAITEALGPVVGVIFGVGLLASGLASTSVGCYAGATIMGGLLHVRIPLLLRRFITLIPALIILGAGIEPTWALVLSQVLLSFGIPFALIPLIRLTGNREIMGIHVDSMPLRVAGIVSAVLIVGLNCVLIVLTISGQ, encoded by the coding sequence ATGCCCGTTTCTCCCGTCCTGACCGGACCGCGCAGCAGGCCGCGTGTCCTGGCCAGGCTGCTGCTGCTTGGCCCGGCATTTGTTGCGGCCATCGCCTATGTGGATCCGGGAAACGTCGCGGCCAACCTCACCGCCGGTGCGCAGTATGGCTTCCTGCTGGTGTGGGTGCTGGTCATGGCGAACGCCATGGCGGTTCTGGTCCAGTACCAGTCGGCAAAACTCGGTCTGGCTACCGGGATGAGCCTTCCCGAAATCCTGGGGAAACGGCTGCCGACCGGCCGCCGCCGGGCCTACTGGCTGCAGGCGGAGGCCGTGGCCGGAGCTACGGACATGGCCGAAGTCATCGGCGGTGCCGTGGCGCTGAACCTGTTGTTTGGCCTGCCGTTGCTCGCCGGCGGGGTGATTGTGGGGGCTGCTTCCATGGTCTTGCTCGCTGTGCAGTCGATGCGTGGGCAGCGTTCGTTCGAGAACATCATTATTGTCCTGCTGGCGGTCATCGCCGGCGGGTTCATGACCGGCCTGTTCGTCAACCCGCCGGATCCGGGCGAGGCGCTCAGGGGTCTGATACCCGGTTTCGACGGCACGGCGACCGTGCTGCTGGCGGCCAGTATGCTCGGCGCTACCGTGATGCCCCATGCGATTTATCTCCACTCGGCCCTGGCCAGGGACCGGCATGGCTACGCCGAAGACCCGACACAGCGGCAGCGGCTGATCCGGGCGACACGGTGGGATGTCGTCGGTGCCCTGCTGGTTGCCGGCGCGGTGAATATTGCCATGCTTCTGCTGGCAGCGTCCAGCCTGCGCGGGACGGAGGGTACGGATACTATTGCCGGCGCGCATGCCGCGATTACCGAGGCGCTGGGTCCGGTCGTCGGGGTGATCTTCGGGGTCGGATTGCTGGCTTCGGGCCTGGCGTCAACGTCGGTTGGCTGTTACGCCGGCGCGACCATCATGGGCGGCCTGCTGCACGTACGCATTCCTTTGCTGCTGCGCAGATTCATTACCCTGATTCCCGCCCTGATCATCCTGGGGGCGGGGATCGAGCCGACGTGGGCGCTGGTGCTGAGCCAGGTGCTGCTGAGTTTCGGCATACCGTTCGCGCTGATCCCGTTGATCCGCCTGACAGGGAACCGCGAGATCATGGGGATCCACGTCGATTCCATGCCGCTTCGGGTGGCAGGCATCGTCAGCGCCGTCCTGATCGTCGGATTGAACTGCGTCCTGATCGTGCTCACGATCTCCGGGCAGTAG
- a CDS encoding hypothetical protein (identified by Glimmer2; putative): MEKVWGRHKDGARCFLTLARDASRSPAGPEVSHQGCWLEWLMCLLFDVENVEPPGLRCH; this comes from the coding sequence TTGGAGAAAGTTTGGGGCCGGCACAAAGACGGGGCCCGATGTTTCTTGACGCTGGCCCGAGATGCATCTCGTTCCCCGGCCGGCCCTGAAGTCTCACACCAGGGGTGCTGGCTTGAGTGGCTTATGTGCTTGCTGTTCGACGTCGAAAACGTTGAACCCCCTGGCCTGCGCTGCCACTGA
- a CDS encoding hypothetical protein (identified by Glimmer2; putative): MTVVGERTVAPEPEGTEVPTGLTRRVFGVLVGAGVSGIIGGGSLLAASKNAAETGGISRGSGVWTSFGTVRIAAAERQSRLPQDLSADSSATAASSAPASGHDHGGGSAGSGVQPANFTWGDHVVLQVEVHNGMDRPVLFSPGQLRLKVGPGGPTVTNRSTGTGKGALEPGATNNFWISFLVPSDIEQLSAEFTDPWSDGDPLPLELPTVLRRPGWLENNHG, translated from the coding sequence ATGACAGTAGTTGGGGAACGTACTGTCGCGCCTGAGCCCGAGGGAACCGAGGTTCCAACCGGCTTGACGCGCAGAGTATTTGGAGTATTAGTAGGCGCCGGCGTGAGCGGCATTATCGGCGGAGGCAGCCTTCTTGCAGCCTCAAAGAACGCCGCAGAAACCGGGGGGATCTCACGCGGCTCCGGGGTCTGGACATCCTTCGGGACCGTCCGCATCGCAGCCGCGGAAAGGCAGTCGCGGCTGCCGCAGGACCTAAGCGCGGACAGTTCCGCTACGGCTGCCAGCAGTGCACCAGCTTCCGGCCATGATCATGGCGGTGGTTCAGCCGGGTCCGGTGTGCAGCCGGCCAACTTCACCTGGGGCGACCATGTGGTGCTGCAGGTGGAGGTCCACAACGGCATGGACCGGCCGGTCCTGTTCTCGCCCGGCCAGCTGCGGCTGAAGGTAGGACCCGGCGGTCCCACTGTTACCAATAGGTCGACGGGGACCGGCAAGGGTGCCCTGGAACCAGGGGCTACAAACAACTTCTGGATCAGCTTCCTGGTGCCTTCCGACATCGAGCAGCTCTCGGCTGAATTTACGGATCCGTGGTCGGACGGCGATCCGCTGCCCCTGGAACTGCCCACTGTCCTTCGCCGACCCGGATGGTTGGAGAACAATCATGGATGA
- a CDS encoding Tat domain protein (identified by match to protein family HMM TIGR01409) — MDEVENNGQQNNDGLAPLGENAPVSRWSFVKYGAATGLGALALAGAQPAHAKTGAPTAEPTDEAEAPEPTDVTTGLATGVATEEAEDPEPTDEATDEAEDLEPTDEATDEAEDADEPDREVLDVYINEGYLKMVDDSLVYFRGFGDRPSEKNDANPSLTIKPKVFLKDDTWVDSRVYPVGAPEPPRGTPTPLQPDPNNPGQYYVRRAYWGSFMPERVIVAETGSKITLRVHNRLAKDHEFAIHKAGDDGEDVSTGKIAPGKVGTLELKAPDPGIYIYSDPGNQPVERTLGLYGALVVMDPSDAWCISPGQAEFERQWVWLCHAVDPVWANIEAKGGTVDPVRQKAVPRYFTLNGRSGYESLGATRNEALNRASDEETSISGYPRQFDAREFTEGSTIGSLRGGQLVRIVNCGIVFHQMHFHGNHLWTVRCNNVDWGRTEGFVDENGYVCIQQWEDVIKVRGMETKESIIPIKRPPDAVDQVWLSRNEDWYYPMHCHSESSQTAAGGMYPGGLTAHWSIKAPLEGAT; from the coding sequence ATGGATGAGGTCGAAAACAACGGCCAGCAAAACAACGACGGCCTTGCCCCCTTGGGGGAGAACGCGCCGGTGAGCCGCTGGAGCTTCGTAAAATACGGGGCTGCCACGGGGCTCGGCGCGCTGGCGCTGGCCGGCGCGCAGCCGGCCCACGCGAAGACTGGGGCGCCAACTGCGGAGCCGACCGATGAGGCTGAAGCTCCGGAGCCGACCGATGTAACGACAGGTCTGGCGACCGGCGTAGCTACCGAAGAGGCTGAGGACCCGGAGCCGACCGATGAAGCAACCGACGAAGCTGAGGACCTGGAGCCCACTGACGAGGCGACTGATGAAGCGGAAGACGCGGATGAACCGGACCGGGAAGTGCTGGACGTCTACATCAACGAGGGCTACCTCAAGATGGTGGATGACTCGCTGGTCTACTTCCGCGGGTTCGGCGACCGTCCCAGCGAGAAGAACGACGCCAATCCCAGTCTCACCATCAAGCCCAAGGTCTTCCTGAAGGACGACACCTGGGTGGACAGCCGCGTCTACCCTGTGGGGGCACCGGAACCGCCACGCGGTACGCCGACGCCGCTGCAGCCGGATCCCAACAATCCCGGCCAGTACTATGTCCGCAGGGCCTACTGGGGCAGCTTCATGCCCGAGCGGGTGATCGTTGCCGAAACCGGCAGCAAGATCACGCTGCGGGTCCACAACCGGCTGGCCAAGGACCACGAGTTTGCCATCCACAAGGCCGGCGACGACGGCGAAGACGTCAGCACGGGCAAAATCGCCCCAGGCAAGGTTGGCACGCTCGAACTGAAGGCGCCGGACCCCGGGATCTACATTTACAGCGACCCGGGCAACCAGCCGGTTGAACGGACCCTGGGCCTGTATGGCGCTCTGGTGGTCATGGACCCATCGGACGCCTGGTGCATCTCGCCGGGCCAAGCCGAGTTCGAACGTCAGTGGGTCTGGCTCTGCCACGCCGTCGATCCCGTCTGGGCCAACATCGAGGCCAAGGGCGGCACCGTGGACCCGGTCCGGCAGAAGGCCGTGCCGCGCTACTTCACCCTCAACGGCCGCAGCGGCTACGAGTCCCTGGGCGCGACCCGAAACGAGGCGTTGAACCGGGCCTCCGATGAGGAAACCAGCATCTCGGGATACCCCCGGCAGTTCGACGCCCGCGAGTTCACCGAAGGATCGACCATCGGCTCACTGCGGGGCGGGCAGCTGGTCCGCATCGTCAACTGCGGAATTGTCTTCCACCAGATGCATTTCCACGGCAACCATCTGTGGACCGTGCGCTGCAACAACGTGGACTGGGGCCGCACCGAAGGCTTCGTGGACGAGAACGGCTACGTCTGCATCCAGCAGTGGGAAGACGTCATCAAGGTCAGGGGGATGGAGACCAAGGAATCCATCATCCCGATCAAACGGCCTCCGGACGCGGTCGACCAAGTCTGGCTTTCCCGGAACGAGGACTGGTATTACCCGATGCACTGCCACTCCGAATCCTCCCAGACCGCCGCCGGCGGCATGTACCCGGGCGGCCTGACCGCCCACTGGAGCATTAAAGCGCCTCTCGAAGGAGCGACATGA
- a CDS encoding hypothetical protein (identified by Glimmer2; putative), whose product MRHRAVRGTLSAGSTAGVLVREPAIIGPAHALAPSLLPPSGGVLTWMKRWTRMPGRLWAYPARQKSGSPICVVNGFPQRPRKNLET is encoded by the coding sequence ATGCGGCACCGGGCTGTGCGAGGAACTCTATCCGCGGGAAGCACCGCGGGGGTCCTCGTTCGCGAACCGGCCATCATCGGACCGGCCCACGCCTTGGCGCCAAGTTTACTCCCGCCTTCGGGCGGGGTCCTGACGTGGATGAAGAGATGGACAAGAATGCCGGGAAGGCTTTGGGCATACCCGGCTCGACAGAAATCAGGATCGCCAATATGCGTTGTCAACGGCTTCCCGCAACGCCCACGGAAAAACCTCGAGACGTAG
- a CDS encoding putative Cytochrome biogenesis protein (identified by match to protein family HMM PF01578) — translation MTTVNETLGQYSELFMLLAALTYTVALMAFAADLVRARKITATAVAPAREPIPAAAGGTGAVRWSHESGKADDHGDGVVDDSMGYRSLRRPAARIGVAVSVLGLIIHAAGVISRGIAAGRVPWGNMYEFATTGAMLVMAVFLTGLLFRDLRFLGTFITGLALVMLMAGAVAFPTPVAQLIPALQSYWLVIHVSVAVLAAAIFTLTFALSVLQLAKARLDKADKPRAAGLLRLVPNPVSLEQLAYRLNAIGFILWTFTLMAGAIWAEAAWGRYWGWDTKEVWTFVIWVVYAGYLHARATRGWDGTRAAWLSITGYLCVIFNFVVVNVYFSGLHSYSGL, via the coding sequence ATGACGACGGTCAATGAAACACTGGGCCAATACAGCGAGCTGTTCATGCTGCTGGCCGCCCTGACCTACACGGTTGCACTCATGGCATTCGCCGCCGACCTGGTCCGCGCGCGAAAAATAACGGCGACGGCGGTAGCACCGGCACGGGAACCAATACCGGCCGCCGCAGGAGGCACGGGAGCCGTACGGTGGTCCCATGAATCCGGCAAGGCCGATGACCACGGCGACGGCGTCGTGGACGACTCCATGGGATACAGGTCACTGAGGCGGCCTGCGGCACGCATCGGCGTGGCCGTCAGCGTTCTGGGCCTGATCATCCATGCTGCCGGCGTGATTAGCCGCGGTATCGCCGCAGGACGCGTGCCCTGGGGCAACATGTATGAATTCGCCACCACCGGCGCCATGCTGGTCATGGCGGTCTTCCTGACCGGGCTCCTGTTCCGGGACCTACGGTTCCTCGGAACCTTCATCACCGGCCTGGCCCTGGTCATGCTCATGGCCGGAGCGGTGGCCTTCCCCACCCCCGTCGCACAGCTCATCCCGGCACTGCAAAGCTACTGGCTCGTCATCCACGTCTCCGTCGCGGTCCTGGCCGCGGCGATCTTCACCCTCACGTTCGCGCTCTCCGTCCTACAGCTGGCAAAAGCCCGTCTGGACAAAGCCGACAAACCCCGCGCGGCCGGGTTGCTGCGGCTGGTACCCAACCCCGTCAGCCTGGAGCAGCTGGCCTACCGGCTCAACGCTATCGGGTTCATCCTTTGGACGTTCACCCTCATGGCCGGCGCCATCTGGGCCGAAGCCGCCTGGGGCCGCTACTGGGGCTGGGACACCAAAGAAGTATGGACCTTCGTCATCTGGGTCGTCTACGCCGGCTACCTCCACGCCCGCGCCACCCGCGGCTGGGACGGCACCCGCGCAGCCTGGCTGTCCATCACCGGATACCTGTGCGTCATCTTCAACTTCGTCGTCGTCAACGTCTACTTCTCCGGACTGCACTCCTACTCCGGCCTCTAA
- a CDS encoding putative Cytochrome C biogenesis membrane protein, ResB-like family (identified by match to protein family HMM PF05140): protein MTTTQSPKPPTQDVAVPRLGPAGMLRWAWRQLTSMKTALQLLLLLAVAAVPGSLFPQRPANPAVVTQYIQDNPTSGPWLDRLQLFDVYSSAWFSAIYLLLFVSLIGCVIPRARQHWKALRSQPPRTPRRLSRLPEYGTMTVAAGAALTPDRAIEDAAGVLRRRGYRIQIRDTGTDLPSVAAERGYLKEAGNLLFHTALIGVLVSVAVGGMFGYRGQKLIIEGEGFTNAMLGYDSFFPGTNFNPDTMTPFSLTLNDFDVTFDRNAANYGNPIDFTGSMTVQDSSSDTPREETLRVNKPIGFGGTNVYLIGNGYAPVVTVRDGEGNIALQGPVPALPTDATYNSTIVIKAPDAQPDQLGFVGFFLPTAMVDENGVAFGSDPDPFNPQLNLNSYTGDLGLDDGDPVSVYQLDTTELTQLNGRDLPDGGIVLAAYQTYELPDGKGSITFDGLKRYVALDIVYDPGKAGALVFTTLALLGLIITLTTARSRVWIRAGRHEDGRTMVEYGLLARGEDHSLAKEAIRIGSALTTHWNNGIDTNRQETP, encoded by the coding sequence ATGACAACGACGCAATCCCCGAAACCCCCGACTCAGGACGTCGCCGTACCCCGGCTGGGTCCCGCCGGAATGCTGCGGTGGGCCTGGCGGCAGCTGACGAGCATGAAAACCGCGCTGCAGTTGCTGCTGCTCCTCGCGGTGGCCGCTGTACCCGGATCATTGTTCCCCCAGCGGCCGGCGAACCCCGCCGTCGTCACCCAGTACATCCAGGACAACCCGACATCGGGGCCCTGGCTGGACCGTCTCCAGCTCTTCGACGTCTATTCCTCCGCCTGGTTTTCGGCCATCTATCTGCTGCTCTTCGTCTCCCTGATCGGCTGCGTCATCCCGCGCGCCAGGCAGCACTGGAAAGCACTGCGTTCCCAGCCGCCGCGAACACCGCGGCGACTGTCCCGACTGCCCGAATACGGGACCATGACCGTCGCGGCCGGCGCGGCACTCACGCCGGACCGCGCCATCGAGGATGCGGCCGGTGTGCTGCGCCGCCGCGGTTACCGCATCCAGATACGCGATACCGGGACGGACCTGCCGTCGGTGGCGGCCGAACGCGGATACCTGAAAGAAGCGGGCAATCTCCTCTTCCACACCGCCTTGATCGGTGTCCTCGTGTCCGTCGCCGTGGGCGGCATGTTCGGCTACCGGGGGCAGAAGCTCATCATCGAAGGGGAAGGATTCACCAACGCCATGCTCGGCTACGATTCCTTCTTCCCCGGCACCAATTTCAACCCCGATACCATGACCCCGTTCTCGCTGACGTTGAACGATTTCGACGTCACGTTTGACCGCAACGCGGCCAACTACGGCAATCCCATCGATTTCACAGGCAGCATGACCGTCCAGGACAGCTCCTCGGACACCCCGCGGGAAGAAACCCTGAGGGTCAATAAACCAATCGGCTTCGGCGGCACGAACGTCTACCTCATCGGCAACGGTTACGCCCCTGTCGTGACTGTGCGCGACGGTGAAGGCAACATCGCGCTGCAGGGACCGGTCCCTGCACTTCCCACCGACGCGACGTACAACTCCACCATTGTCATCAAGGCACCCGACGCACAGCCCGATCAGCTCGGTTTCGTCGGTTTCTTCCTGCCCACGGCCATGGTGGACGAGAACGGGGTGGCCTTCGGCTCGGATCCCGACCCGTTCAACCCGCAGCTGAACCTGAACTCCTACACCGGGGACCTCGGGCTCGACGACGGGGACCCGGTCTCGGTCTACCAGCTCGATACCACCGAACTGACACAGCTCAACGGAAGGGACCTTCCGGACGGCGGCATCGTGCTCGCCGCCTACCAGACATATGAACTTCCCGATGGCAAGGGATCCATCACCTTCGACGGGCTGAAACGATACGTCGCCCTGGACATCGTTTACGATCCAGGCAAAGCCGGCGCGCTGGTCTTCACCACGCTGGCACTGCTCGGCCTGATTATCACGCTGACGACCGCCAGATCCAGAGTCTGGATCCGCGCCGGCAGGCATGAGGACGGACGCACCATGGTCGAATACGGGCTCCTGGCCCGAGGCGAAGACCATTCCCTGGCCAAGGAAGCCATCCGGATCGGCTCGGCACTGACCACACACTGGAACAACGGGATCGATACGAACAGGCAGGAAACTCCATGA
- a CDS encoding hypothetical protein (identified by Glimmer2; putative), which yields MNGLPGPLINVRPAEETDLPLMSSWQCAYVPEGLFPRLGEAFVRRWHKTFLDTPRGIALIAEAGAPDAVIPLGFLIGSTDQVRDVNETLHGRRTGLILSALAALACRPRLWVPFVRTRGRTYLQRIAFPREDRGLQERTPDRNLPGGRVTAVIQPLPWLLRPEVPVPAACWSATSSFWPAMPALPRAELVAAAGAGGAGPFYERLGWTAIEEHLSRDDSRVPDLPLRAGRRARVMTGGRIEAARRTAFRQAGTLMLRAQNTDCTAAATGTTAESTCRFIGPDFLRSSPQEQR from the coding sequence ATGAACGGGCTACCAGGGCCACTTATCAATGTTCGCCCGGCCGAAGAGACCGACCTTCCGCTGATGTCTTCGTGGCAATGCGCGTATGTGCCGGAGGGCCTCTTTCCCCGACTGGGAGAGGCATTTGTGCGTCGCTGGCACAAGACCTTCCTGGACACGCCGCGCGGTATCGCGCTCATCGCAGAGGCCGGGGCTCCGGACGCCGTCATTCCCCTGGGGTTCCTGATCGGGTCCACGGATCAGGTCAGGGATGTCAACGAAACCCTCCACGGACGCCGGACCGGTCTCATCCTTTCCGCGTTGGCGGCACTGGCCTGCCGGCCACGTTTGTGGGTGCCCTTCGTACGCACCCGCGGCAGGACCTACCTGCAGCGCATTGCGTTCCCGCGGGAGGACCGCGGCCTGCAGGAACGAACACCGGACCGGAACCTCCCGGGCGGACGAGTCACTGCCGTCATCCAGCCATTGCCGTGGCTCCTCCGGCCAGAGGTTCCGGTGCCGGCCGCATGCTGGTCAGCAACTTCCTCGTTCTGGCCCGCGATGCCGGCGCTCCCCCGTGCCGAGCTGGTCGCCGCGGCCGGCGCCGGCGGGGCGGGCCCCTTTTATGAACGGCTGGGCTGGACGGCTATTGAGGAGCACCTCTCCCGGGACGATTCCCGGGTTCCGGACCTACCGTTACGAGCTGGAAGACGGGCCCGCGTCATGACCGGCGGCAGGATTGAAGCCGCGCGCCGGACAGCCTTCCGCCAAGCCGGCACACTCATGCTCCGCGCGCAGAACACGGACTGCACGGCAGCAGCCACCGGCACTACCGCTGAAAGTACATGCCGGTTCATCGGTCCTGATTTTCTTCGGTCATCCCCACAGGAGCAACGATGA
- a CDS encoding hypothetical protein (identified by Glimmer2; putative) has product MRYGTVSGLILPVRRVLGPLALLAGLCAVMAGVLAMHVADAAPRGPAVAPLTVSAPVTGSAPAADSAGTDIAGLPDAAHAEERMSGCTGPFGGTHLATACVLLAVGAVILLLAAPKNIASAIGRALRNPPAGPLLVSALPRLPSLTGLCVSRT; this is encoded by the coding sequence ATGCGTTACGGCACGGTTTCGGGCCTCATCCTGCCTGTGCGCCGCGTCCTGGGTCCGCTGGCACTCCTTGCCGGGCTGTGCGCCGTCATGGCGGGGGTGCTGGCCATGCATGTCGCGGATGCCGCCCCCCGCGGTCCAGCTGTTGCGCCCCTGACCGTTTCAGCCCCGGTCACCGGGTCTGCACCGGCGGCAGACAGTGCAGGAACCGACATTGCAGGCCTACCCGACGCAGCCCACGCTGAGGAGCGCATGTCGGGCTGCACCGGACCCTTCGGCGGGACGCACCTGGCCACGGCCTGCGTCCTTCTGGCTGTCGGCGCCGTCATCCTCCTGCTGGCGGCGCCCAAGAACATCGCATCAGCCATCGGGCGCGCCCTGCGCAACCCACCGGCGGGACCGCTCCTGGTATCCGCCTTGCCCCGGCTTCCTTCACTGACCGGGCTCTGCGTCAGCCGTACATAG